One Dokdonia sp. Dokd-P16 genomic window carries:
- a CDS encoding LexA family transcriptional regulator, which translates to MTGEEIKLRRKELGLTQLELSKKIGVSVNTVVNYEKGKTIPDSKLSLLNSILLVDEKPNCHYSSLNVKTKTVDLIPLYDIGSTRRENSRGEIGEFNPIEMIDVGDILRDSKSAMRVYGNSMIPNYPSGCIVGLNEVKDNIINFGDVYVIETIDNRYIKRIYDADDSLECYSDNISKFTEGPRAGKYCYETFNMPKESVIRVHRVVGVIIRNQNGSLLK; encoded by the coding sequence ATGACCGGAGAGGAGATTAAATTACGTCGTAAAGAATTAGGTTTAACTCAATTAGAACTTTCGAAAAAAATTGGAGTCAGTGTTAATACTGTAGTTAATTACGAAAAAGGTAAAACTATTCCAGATAGTAAATTATCACTACTGAATTCTATATTATTAGTTGACGAAAAACCCAATTGTCATTATTCCTCATTAAATGTAAAAACAAAAACAGTTGATTTGATTCCATTATACGATATTGGATCAACTAGAAGAGAAAATTCCAGAGGAGAAATTGGAGAATTCAATCCAATAGAAATGATTGACGTAGGTGATATTCTGAGGGATAGCAAAAGCGCAATGCGAGTTTATGGTAACAGTATGATACCTAATTACCCATCTGGTTGTATAGTAGGGCTAAATGAAGTGAAGGATAATATCATTAATTTTGGTGATGTGTACGTTATTGAGACAATAGATAACAGATACATAAAAAGAATTTATGACGCAGACGATAGCTTAGAATGTTACAGCGATAATATTTCAAAATTTACAGAAGGACCAAGGGCGGGAAAGTATTGTTACGAGACTTTTAATATGCCAAAAGAGAGTGTAATTAGAGTGCACAGAGTGGTGGGTGTTATTATAAGAAATCAAAACGGATCACTGCTTAAATAG
- a CDS encoding Two component regulator three Y domain protein has protein sequence MKNITLVILALFCSSILVAGISPKEKQALVDLYNSTNGNEWTNSWDLSQTPENWMGVTIFRDKVFAVSLKDNNLTGTIPASISNLTGLKILNLQKNNLQGAIPASLGTIKGLKTINLALNKLEGNIPDEILAMGSLEYLDLFFNNLSGELQSDVAGLKNLKRLSLANNDFRGKLPVAITSLEKLTDLQLSSNNFTGKLPNGLAALPQLKKLNLFDNNFTGEFPTKLNTLNLDELTYNNNNFTETATLLAAGE, from the coding sequence ATGAAGAATATTACTCTTGTGATCTTAGCTCTTTTCTGCTCATCAATACTTGTTGCAGGAATTTCTCCAAAGGAAAAGCAAGCTCTTGTAGACTTATACAATAGCACTAACGGAAATGAGTGGACAAATTCTTGGGATCTTTCTCAAACTCCAGAAAACTGGATGGGTGTTACTATCTTTAGAGATAAAGTATTTGCGGTAAGTCTTAAGGACAACAACCTTACAGGTACAATCCCAGCGAGTATATCAAATCTTACAGGGCTTAAAATATTAAACCTTCAGAAAAATAATCTTCAAGGAGCGATACCTGCTTCTTTAGGAACTATAAAAGGTCTTAAAACAATCAACTTAGCTTTAAACAAACTTGAGGGGAATATCCCTGATGAGATTCTTGCGATGGGAAGTTTAGAGTACTTAGATCTTTTCTTTAATAACTTAAGTGGAGAGTTACAGAGCGATGTAGCTGGATTAAAAAACTTAAAAAGACTAAGTCTTGCAAATAATGATTTTAGAGGAAAGCTTCCTGTAGCAATCACTTCATTAGAAAAACTTACAGACTTACAATTAAGTAGTAATAACTTTACTGGTAAACTCCCTAACGGTCTTGCAGCATTACCACAATTAAAGAAGCTTAACCTTTTTGACAATAACTTTACAGGTGAGTTTCCTACAAAGCTTAATACTCTTAACTTAGATGAGCTTACGTACAACAACAACAACTTTACAGAAACTGCTACCCTACTTGCGGCTGGCGAATAA
- a CDS encoding flagellar motor protein MotB, which translates to MKRLLIAGITSALLLTSCVSKKEYAALEARQQETQDLLNSATVKLNSCLEEKASATTRVKSLEERIAEMRKDRNDLIQSSKDLTMLTKQGASNLEKSLESLKEKDLKINRLQDALTKKDSVTLALVTSLKKEVGINDTDIEINVEKGVVFISLSDKVLFKSGSYNITSRAEEILGKVATVINGKPNFEALVEGHTDNVPYNKGGVLIDNWDLSAKRATAIVRKLVDLGANPAQLIAAGRSEFVPLVDNSTAENRSTNRRTKIYVLPKIDQFYDMIEQEMKNMSGEDVQVEEGN; encoded by the coding sequence ATGAAACGATTATTGATTGCTGGTATTACCAGTGCCCTATTACTTACTTCTTGCGTTTCTAAGAAAGAATATGCTGCGCTTGAAGCAAGACAACAAGAAACTCAAGATCTTCTTAACTCTGCTACGGTAAAGTTAAACTCATGTCTAGAAGAAAAAGCAAGTGCTACTACTCGTGTGAAGTCACTAGAGGAACGCATTGCAGAAATGAGAAAAGACAGAAATGATCTTATCCAAAGCTCTAAAGACCTTACAATGCTTACAAAGCAAGGAGCGTCTAACTTAGAAAAGTCTCTAGAGAGCTTAAAAGAAAAAGACCTTAAGATTAACCGTCTTCAAGATGCACTTACTAAAAAGGACAGTGTAACACTTGCACTAGTTACTAGCCTTAAGAAAGAGGTAGGTATCAACGATACAGATATTGAAATCAATGTTGAGAAAGGTGTGGTATTTATATCACTTTCTGACAAGGTATTATTTAAGAGCGGAAGCTATAACATTACTTCAAGAGCAGAAGAGATCTTAGGAAAGGTTGCTACTGTAATTAATGGTAAGCCTAACTTTGAAGCACTTGTAGAAGGTCACACAGATAACGTTCCTTATAATAAAGGTGGTGTTCTTATAGACAACTGGGATTTAAGTGCAAAAAGAGCAACTGCTATCGTAAGAAAGCTAGTAGACCTAGGAGCAAATCCTGCACAGCTTATTGCTGCTGGACGTAGCGAGTTTGTACCGCTAGTAGATAACAGTACTGCAGAAAACAGATCTACAAACCGTAGAACGAAGATATATGTACTTCCTAAGATTGATCAATTTTACGATATGATTGAGCAAGAAATGAAGAACATGTCTGGAGAAGATGTACAAGTAGAAGAAGGAAACTAA
- a CDS encoding glycosyltransferase family 2 protein, which produces MNTAIVILNWNGKELLERFLPTIIEHSADLATIYVADNASTDNSIGYVKEYFPSVHIIKNAVNGGYAKGYNDALKTIKADIYVLLNSDVQVTKGWLAPMIALFDDPRVSAAQPKIKDLKKPTHFEYAGAAGGFLDKLGYPYCRGRLFDTCEEDTGQYDATIDVQWASGACLFVRAFTFWEAGALDEIFFAHQEEIDLCWRIKNKGYRILACGDSEVYHLGGATLPSANPKKTFYNFRNTLFNVVKNIKGFKALFIILSRLVLDGIAALKFLLSGQPKHLLAILKAHLSFYLHLPALLERRFHLVSSKRYADTTSIIWSYFVQKKHTYKDLSNKP; this is translated from the coding sequence GTGAATACAGCCATCGTCATCTTAAACTGGAACGGAAAAGAACTACTTGAACGATTCCTTCCCACAATTATTGAGCATAGCGCAGACCTCGCAACTATCTATGTAGCCGATAACGCAAGTACAGATAACTCTATAGGTTATGTAAAAGAATACTTCCCTAGCGTTCACATTATAAAGAATGCTGTAAACGGTGGTTATGCAAAAGGCTATAATGACGCACTTAAGACTATAAAGGCAGATATTTATGTACTCCTTAATAGTGATGTGCAAGTGACTAAGGGCTGGCTAGCACCTATGATTGCTCTTTTTGACGATCCTAGGGTATCTGCGGCACAACCTAAAATTAAAGATTTAAAAAAACCTACGCACTTTGAATATGCAGGCGCAGCTGGAGGTTTTCTAGACAAGTTAGGATATCCATATTGTAGAGGTAGACTTTTTGACACCTGCGAGGAAGATACAGGACAATATGATGCTACCATAGATGTACAATGGGCTAGCGGAGCTTGTCTCTTTGTGAGAGCATTTACCTTTTGGGAAGCAGGAGCACTAGACGAAATATTCTTTGCTCATCAAGAAGAAATAGATTTATGCTGGCGAATTAAAAACAAGGGATATCGCATACTTGCGTGTGGTGATAGCGAAGTGTATCATCTAGGCGGAGCAACATTACCCTCTGCAAACCCGAAGAAAACATTTTATAATTTTAGGAATACCCTCTTTAATGTTGTCAAAAATATTAAAGGATTTAAAGCACTATTTATCATACTATCAAGGCTCGTGCTTGACGGTATTGCGGCACTAAAGTTTCTATTATCTGGGCAGCCTAAGCATCTTTTGGCTATATTGAAGGCTCATTTAAGTTTCTATTTACACTTACCTGCGCTATTAGAAAGACGCTTTCATCTAGTATCTTCTAAACGTTATGCCGATACAACCTCTATTATATGGAGTTATTTTGTACAGAAAAAGCACACGTATAAGGACTTAAGTAACAAACCATAA
- a CDS encoding type I restriction enzyme HsdR N-terminal domain-containing protein — translation MQQLSFPAYSFRLKSSENKRYIFDVIRKKFLVLTPEEWVRQHILQWLLTEKGYPLSLINVEKEIKVGNTRKRYDIVIFNKDGTLLLIVECKAPAVKITQETFDQIARYNLQLQADYLMVSNGLSHYYCQVDTVAERYDFLRSLPDYERQVK, via the coding sequence ATGCAACAACTCTCTTTTCCTGCATACTCTTTCAGACTCAAAAGTAGCGAAAACAAACGGTATATTTTTGACGTCATTCGTAAAAAGTTCTTGGTACTTACTCCCGAAGAATGGGTGCGACAACACATATTACAATGGCTCCTTACCGAAAAAGGATATCCGCTGAGTCTTATTAATGTAGAGAAAGAAATAAAAGTAGGCAATACTCGCAAACGTTATGACATTGTCATTTTTAATAAAGACGGCACCCTCCTACTTATTGTAGAGTGTAAAGCTCCTGCTGTAAAAATCACCCAAGAAACCTTTGACCAGATTGCTCGTTATAATTTGCAACTACAAGCAGATTACCTAATGGTGAGCAACGGACTTTCTCATTATTATTGCCAAGTAGACACAGTTGCAGAGCGTTATGACTTCTTGCGATCACTACCAGATTATGAGCGACAAGTAAAATAA
- the holA gene encoding DNA polymerase III subunit delta — protein sequence MKHAKNIVEDIKKGIIKPIYFLSGEEPYFIDQISDYIEHNLLDEAEKGFNQVVLYGRDVTIEDIVGNAKRYPMMAERQVVIVKEAQDLSRQIEKLADYVKNPQPTTVLVVAYKYKKLDKRKGLAKALKEYGVHYESKKLYENQVGDWLRRVLIDEGYHIQPKAAQILVDYLGNDLGKVVNELNKLMLILPKGSEITPQAIEENIGISKDFNIFELRKAISEKDIVKAQRIAQYFTQNPKDNPLVLTVSQLFSLFASILKYHGLPQKDKTTVARALGVSPFFVGEYITAGRNYPMKKVSACISLIREVDVKSKGVGASAFASNDLLKELLVKIMN from the coding sequence GTGAAGCACGCAAAAAACATAGTTGAAGACATTAAAAAAGGAATCATAAAACCTATTTACTTTTTAAGTGGGGAAGAGCCTTATTTTATAGATCAAATCTCAGATTATATAGAGCACAATCTACTCGATGAAGCCGAGAAAGGTTTTAATCAAGTGGTGCTTTATGGTCGTGATGTTACCATAGAAGATATTGTAGGTAATGCTAAGCGCTACCCTATGATGGCAGAGCGCCAGGTGGTAATTGTAAAGGAAGCGCAAGATCTCTCGCGCCAGATTGAGAAGCTAGCAGATTATGTGAAAAACCCACAACCTACAACGGTACTTGTGGTGGCTTATAAGTATAAGAAGTTAGATAAACGCAAAGGACTCGCAAAAGCCCTAAAGGAATACGGAGTTCACTATGAAAGTAAGAAACTCTATGAAAACCAAGTAGGCGACTGGTTACGTCGTGTTCTTATAGATGAGGGCTATCATATCCAACCTAAAGCAGCGCAAATTCTAGTAGATTACCTAGGTAATGATTTAGGTAAAGTAGTTAATGAACTCAATAAGTTGATGCTTATTCTTCCTAAAGGAAGCGAGATTACACCACAAGCTATAGAAGAGAATATCGGGATCAGTAAGGACTTTAATATCTTTGAGCTACGCAAAGCAATCTCAGAGAAGGATATTGTAAAAGCACAGCGCATTGCACAGTATTTTACACAGAACCCTAAGGATAACCCGCTAGTGTTGACGGTGAGCCAGCTGTTTAGTTTATTTGCGAGTATTCTCAAATATCACGGGCTTCCTCAAAAGGATAAGACTACGGTGGCTAGAGCACTCGGGGTTTCTCCATTTTTTGTGGGAGAATATATTACTGCAGGTCGCAATTATCCTATGAAAAAAGTAAGTGCATGTATCTCCTTAATAAGAGAAGTAGATGTAAAGAGTAAAGGAGTAGGAGCAAGTGCCTTTGCAAGTAACGACTTACTAAAAGAGCTGCTTGTAAAAATCATGAATTAA
- a CDS encoding Rid family detoxifying hydrolase yields the protein MKKIITTVNAPAPIGPYNQATLVNGMLYTSGQIAIIPATGELFKGSIEEETELVMQSVKAILTEAGMTFENVVKTSIFISDMENFGKINSVYGKYFDEATAPARETVEVANLPKYVNVEISVIAAE from the coding sequence ATGAAAAAAATAATCACCACAGTAAACGCTCCGGCTCCAATAGGCCCTTACAATCAAGCAACATTAGTAAACGGAATGCTGTACACAAGTGGACAGATTGCCATCATACCTGCAACAGGCGAACTATTTAAAGGAAGCATAGAAGAAGAAACTGAACTTGTAATGCAAAGCGTAAAAGCGATTCTTACTGAGGCTGGAATGACTTTTGAAAACGTGGTGAAGACTTCCATTTTTATAAGTGATATGGAAAATTTCGGGAAGATCAATAGCGTTTATGGAAAGTACTTTGATGAAGCTACAGCTCCTGCAAGAGAAACGGTAGAGGTTGCAAATCTACCTAAATATGTAAATGTAGAAATAAGCGTTATCGCAGCAGAATAA
- a CDS encoding putative LPS assembly protein LptD translates to MQTKTAHFLIVLSLCLLPLLTVSAQELPSKNDARRVPARDTTLIQTATEGFARLDSITPTVVAIEDTTRTIQDSIKQKPETLTDKVVYKATDYQRISQRKKKIYLYNEAEIVYEDMKINAGEIILDYETNTVFARGIKDSAGNYSQIPFFVQGPNQVKPDSIKFNFDTQRALIYGSRVEKAGGQQINLKAERSKRVNDSVIFMSNVKISTSEDLDNPEYYFLARKVKFVPGKKLVAGLTNMYIADVPTPIGLPFAFFPMEKETSVSGFILPGPGESRERGYSLTNGGYYFALSEYFNLELTGDYYTNGSYAFRADTDYKVRYKYNGRFSFSSERILFSERGLPDFSETNTYNIRWNHSQDTKSSPNSRFSASVNLGSSNFYRQSLNQANTGNFLNNNFSSSVSYSRTFPGTVPVNLTVAATHSQNSRTEEITMSLPTTQLNVDRIYPFAGKSGSKKGLIKNLNLSYALRADNRFRTNDDEFFTAAMFEGAETGIRHSIPIATNFKLFNYISASVSGSLEESWVFKTIDQNFDEETNTVVRDTVNGFDAYRTYRGGLSLGTTVYGTFNFKETSKIQTIRHVVRPSLSWSYTPAFDQFYETYTRPDPNDVTDPQNVEVEYSRFDGGFFGAPSNRVSNSLSFSLANTLEAKVRSKDSTDTEPKKIKLINNLNIRTSYNFAADDLKLSPISVNGSVPIIQEKLDINFSANLDLYALNSANQRINTLNINNGGSLFRLTSGQASFGYSFSSRDFDKDAKAGVNTDRTENETFAGGGRPDDLLGKGVDITGNTNAGNREPEDEEEKEIEFYRFKIPWNLRFGYQVGYANNARQNDVSSHSIVISGDIKLGNRWTVGGSTGYDLANPGITFTSLNFARDLESWNMRFSWVPPVNSDPSRTSWNFFIGITGNLLSDIKYDKRRTPDQQL, encoded by the coding sequence TTGCAAACAAAAACTGCACACTTTCTTATTGTACTCTCTCTTTGCCTGCTACCATTGCTTACGGTAAGTGCACAAGAACTCCCATCCAAGAATGATGCCAGACGCGTACCTGCAAGGGATACTACGTTGATTCAAACGGCAACTGAAGGTTTTGCGAGGCTTGATTCTATCACTCCTACCGTAGTTGCTATAGAAGATACTACCAGAACAATACAAGATTCTATAAAACAAAAGCCAGAAACTCTTACAGATAAGGTTGTTTACAAGGCAACAGACTACCAGCGCATATCACAACGCAAAAAGAAAATCTACCTTTATAACGAGGCTGAGATTGTGTATGAGGATATGAAAATAAACGCAGGAGAGATTATTCTCGATTATGAAACTAACACCGTTTTTGCTCGAGGAATTAAAGATTCTGCAGGAAATTATTCTCAAATTCCCTTTTTTGTTCAAGGTCCTAATCAAGTTAAGCCAGATTCTATAAAATTTAATTTTGACACACAACGAGCTCTTATTTATGGTTCGCGTGTAGAAAAAGCTGGCGGACAGCAAATAAATTTAAAAGCAGAGCGCAGTAAGAGAGTAAATGATTCTGTAATCTTTATGAGTAACGTAAAGATATCTACCTCTGAAGATCTTGATAATCCAGAATATTATTTTCTAGCTCGTAAAGTAAAATTTGTACCTGGCAAGAAACTTGTTGCCGGACTTACTAATATGTATATCGCAGATGTTCCTACTCCTATAGGTCTACCTTTTGCTTTTTTCCCTATGGAAAAAGAAACAAGCGTATCTGGTTTTATACTACCTGGACCTGGAGAAAGCAGAGAACGTGGATATTCTCTTACAAATGGTGGTTACTATTTTGCGCTTAGCGAGTATTTTAATCTAGAGCTTACGGGTGATTATTACACAAACGGTAGTTATGCCTTTAGAGCAGATACAGATTATAAGGTGCGTTATAAGTACAATGGTAGGTTTAGCTTTAGCTCTGAGCGTATTTTGTTTAGTGAGCGTGGCCTTCCAGACTTTTCTGAGACTAATACGTATAACATACGCTGGAATCACAGTCAGGACACGAAGTCTAGCCCTAACAGTAGATTTTCGGCCTCTGTAAACTTAGGTAGTAGTAACTTTTATAGACAATCACTTAATCAAGCAAACACTGGTAACTTCTTAAATAACAACTTTAGCTCTTCTGTTTCTTACTCTCGTACGTTTCCTGGTACAGTTCCTGTAAATCTTACTGTTGCAGCAACTCACAGCCAAAACTCACGAACGGAAGAAATCACCATGTCACTTCCTACTACCCAACTTAACGTAGATAGAATTTATCCTTTTGCTGGTAAGTCTGGATCAAAAAAAGGGCTTATCAAGAATTTGAACTTGAGTTATGCTTTGAGAGCAGATAACCGCTTTAGAACAAACGACGATGAGTTTTTTACAGCTGCCATGTTTGAAGGTGCAGAAACCGGTATAAGACATAGTATTCCTATTGCAACCAACTTTAAACTCTTTAACTACATCAGTGCTTCGGTAAGTGGTAGTCTTGAGGAAAGTTGGGTATTTAAGACGATAGATCAAAATTTTGACGAAGAAACCAATACTGTTGTACGAGATACTGTAAATGGTTTTGATGCTTATAGAACCTACAGAGGAGGTTTAAGTCTAGGTACCACAGTTTACGGAACTTTTAATTTTAAGGAAACAAGCAAGATTCAAACTATACGTCACGTAGTACGACCATCATTAAGCTGGTCATACACTCCTGCTTTTGATCAGTTTTACGAGACCTACACTCGACCTGATCCTAATGACGTGACAGATCCTCAAAATGTAGAAGTAGAGTATTCAAGATTTGATGGAGGATTCTTTGGTGCCCCTAGTAATCGCGTTTCTAATTCGCTCTCGTTTAGTCTTGCAAACACACTAGAAGCAAAAGTACGGAGTAAGGATAGCACAGATACAGAACCCAAGAAAATAAAACTCATCAATAACCTCAACATAAGGACTTCCTATAATTTTGCTGCAGATGATCTTAAACTCTCTCCAATTTCTGTAAACGGATCTGTTCCTATTATACAAGAGAAACTTGACATCAACTTCAGTGCAAACTTAGACCTCTACGCACTTAATAGTGCAAACCAGCGCATAAACACGCTTAACATAAATAATGGAGGTAGCCTCTTTAGACTTACCAGTGGCCAGGCGAGTTTTGGGTACAGTTTTTCTAGTAGAGATTTTGACAAAGATGCTAAGGCTGGCGTAAATACAGATCGAACAGAAAACGAAACCTTTGCAGGTGGTGGACGCCCAGATGATTTATTAGGTAAAGGCGTTGACATTACTGGAAACACAAACGCTGGAAATCGAGAGCCAGAAGACGAAGAAGAAAAAGAGATTGAATTTTATAGGTTTAAAATTCCATGGAATTTACGCTTTGGTTATCAAGTAGGATACGCAAATAATGCTCGTCAAAACGATGTAAGCTCCCACTCTATCGTGATAAGCGGAGATATAAAATTAGGAAATAGATGGACGGTAGGTGGATCTACTGGATATGATCTTGCAAACCCAGGTATCACTTTTACCTCACTTAATTTTGCTCGTGATCTTGAGAGTTGGAACATGCGTTTCAGTTGGGTTCCTCCTGTAAATTCAGATCCTAGTAGAACTTCTTGGAATTTCTTTATCGGGATTACTGGTAACTTACTTAGTGATATTAAATACGACAAACGCCGTACGCCAGATCAACAATTATAA
- a CDS encoding N-acetylmuramoyl-L-alanine amidase: MMRKKNIFNIYLTTMLLVGSCFSGAFAKAQSNNSSKKFKVVLDAGHGGGDSGNRGNGYYEKNIALNVVLALGKELEKQSDVEVIYTRKTDVFLELWERADIANNANADLFISVHCNSHSSQAKGTETFVLGIDGNAKNMAIAKKENSVILLEENYEKRYAGFDPNSPETSIGLELMQEEYLDQSINLASFVENEFTGSVKRSSRGVKQAIFWVLHRSVMPSVLIETGFLTNNEEGKFLNSSAGQEKMAKAISKAVTNYKKSIQINERVEIADHVVETPSAPVVATKSKVVEGVTFKVQLAASKRKLETKSYNFKGLKSISRSKDGRLYKYYYGATSDYNLAHKQLQEAKSKGYKEAFIVSFNKDNIKVPLNQVLN, translated from the coding sequence ATGATGCGTAAAAAAAACATATTTAATATTTATTTAACAACTATGCTGCTTGTAGGTAGTTGTTTTTCAGGCGCTTTCGCGAAAGCGCAATCCAATAATTCTTCTAAAAAATTTAAAGTCGTTCTTGATGCGGGACATGGAGGAGGCGATAGTGGTAACCGTGGAAATGGATACTATGAGAAAAACATTGCCCTTAATGTTGTCTTAGCATTAGGAAAAGAATTAGAAAAGCAGTCTGATGTCGAAGTAATTTATACTAGGAAAACAGATGTTTTCTTAGAATTATGGGAGCGAGCAGATATTGCAAATAATGCAAATGCAGACCTTTTTATAAGTGTACATTGTAATTCCCACTCCTCACAAGCAAAAGGAACAGAAACTTTTGTACTTGGTATAGACGGTAACGCTAAAAATATGGCAATTGCCAAAAAAGAAAACTCAGTAATCTTACTGGAGGAAAACTATGAGAAGCGATACGCAGGTTTTGATCCTAATAGTCCCGAAACGAGTATAGGTCTTGAACTCATGCAAGAAGAATACCTAGATCAAAGTATAAATCTAGCAAGCTTTGTAGAAAATGAATTTACAGGAAGCGTGAAGCGCAGCAGTCGTGGTGTAAAGCAAGCGATTTTCTGGGTATTGCACAGGTCTGTAATGCCTAGTGTGCTTATAGAAACAGGTTTCCTTACTAATAATGAGGAAGGGAAGTTTTTAAACTCTAGTGCAGGTCAAGAAAAAATGGCCAAAGCAATAAGTAAGGCAGTTACTAATTATAAGAAAAGTATACAGATAAATGAGCGTGTAGAGATTGCAGATCATGTAGTGGAAACTCCAAGTGCTCCGGTTGTTGCTACGAAGTCTAAGGTGGTAGAGGGCGTAACTTTTAAAGTACAACTGGCAGCGAGTAAACGTAAGCTAGAAACAAAGTCTTATAATTTTAAAGGACTTAAGTCAATAAGCCGTTCTAAAGATGGTCGTTTGTATAAGTATTATTATGGCGCAACCTCAGATTATAATTTAGCTCACAAGCAGCTGCAAGAAGCAAAAAGTAAAGGATACAAAGAGGCCTTTATCGTATCTTTTAATAAAGATAATATTAAAGTGCCGCTCAATCAAGTGTTAAATTAG
- a CDS encoding MlaD family protein, with product MSKEIKTAILVIAALLLVIFGYNYLKGNNLLDKSKILYAKYDNVEGLAPSSQVTINGLPVGRVMSIDFADSSGKLVVKFVVEKDFEFSNNSLARVYGGGLIGGKSLAIVPSYEKGRNAKTGDTLPGEMGEGIMELVNERLTPLQNQVEKVIGDTDSLLVNVNSVLDRDTRANLRDAIANFTAASLEMKGISKSVNGLLASNQDKLDRTITNLDKMSGNFATLSDSLSKIQMGQMVADLEKTIADFQELSNKLNSPEGTVGKLLNDDQLYLNLDRTANQMGDLLQDMKLNPKRYVHFSLFGKKPGEYTPPKDSLQ from the coding sequence ATGTCTAAAGAAATAAAAACCGCCATTCTAGTTATTGCAGCATTGCTGCTTGTAATATTTGGCTACAACTACCTCAAAGGCAATAATCTTTTAGATAAAAGTAAAATCCTTTATGCAAAGTATGATAACGTAGAAGGACTAGCGCCATCTTCACAAGTTACCATTAACGGATTACCAGTAGGTAGAGTAATGTCTATAGACTTTGCAGATAGTAGCGGTAAGCTAGTAGTTAAGTTTGTAGTGGAAAAGGATTTTGAGTTTTCAAACAATAGTCTTGCTAGAGTATATGGTGGAGGGCTTATAGGTGGTAAATCACTGGCAATTGTCCCTTCTTATGAAAAAGGTAGAAATGCAAAGACTGGAGATACCTTGCCAGGTGAAATGGGCGAAGGGATTATGGAGCTTGTAAATGAGCGCCTTACTCCATTACAAAACCAAGTTGAAAAAGTAATAGGAGATACAGATTCACTATTAGTTAATGTAAACTCAGTATTAGATAGAGATACAAGAGCCAACTTAAGAGATGCCATTGCAAACTTTACAGCAGCTTCTCTTGAGATGAAAGGGATATCTAAATCTGTAAATGGATTGTTAGCTTCTAATCAAGATAAATTAGATCGTACAATCACTAATCTAGATAAAATGAGTGGCAACTTTGCAACTTTATCAGATTCGCTTTCTAAAATTCAAATGGGACAAATGGTTGCAGATTTAGAAAAAACTATCGCAGATTTCCAAGAATTATCTAATAAGTTAAATTCTCCTGAAGGAACCGTAGGTAAACTTTTGAATGATGACCAACTTTACTTAAATTTGGATCGTACAGCAAACCAGATGGGAGATCTTCTTCAAGATATGAAGCTTAACCCAAAACGTTATGTACATTTTTCACTCTTCGGGAAAAAGCCAGGAGAGTATACTCCGCCTAAAGATTCGTTACAGTAG